One region of Eleutherodactylus coqui strain aEleCoq1 chromosome 5, aEleCoq1.hap1, whole genome shotgun sequence genomic DNA includes:
- the LOC136628455 gene encoding thioredoxin-like produces the protein MPLVEINDDDELQEALRTSGHKLVVISFSSGNCGPCRLTTPCVEAMSQEMPDVLFIKVDVRKADEFVEKYEILGVPTFCFFRKNRLMYRFHGGNTDFLRSKVGELRFQMECGAVPNK, from the exons GATGAGCTTCAGGAGGCGTTGAGGACCTCCGGACATAAGCTGGTGGTTATTTCTTTCAGCTCTGGGAACTGTGGGCCATGCAGACTAACCACGCCCTGCGTGGAG GCAATGAGCCAAGAGATGCCGGACGTATTGTTTATCAAAGTTGATGTTCGTAAAGCAGAC GAATTTGTAGAGAAGTACGAGATCCTTGGAGTTCCAACATTTTGTTTCTTCAGGAAAAACCGATTG ATGTATAGATTCCACGGTGGAAATACTGACTTCCTAAGATCCAAAGTTGGAGAACTCAGATTCCAGATGGAATGCGGGGCAGTTCCAAATAAATAA